From one Cyanobacterium stanieri PCC 7202 genomic stretch:
- a CDS encoding FAD-dependent pyridine nucleotide-disulfide oxidoreductase (PFAM: Pyridine nucleotide-disulphide oxidoreductase~COGs: COG0446 NAD(FAD)-dependent dehydrogenase~InterPro IPR013027~KEGG: syn:slr0876 hypothetical protein~PFAM: FAD-dependent pyridine nucleotide-disulphide oxidoreductase~SPTR: Slr0876 protein), protein MSNKSFQILIIGGGAGGVTVAAQLMKKNNNLNIAIVEPSENHYYQPAWSLVGGGVYEFEDTVKHEEKLIPRGVTWIKDFAENIDPEQNQVTTRAGQTLNYDYLVVCPGVQINWDTITGFKDTVGKNQVTSNYVKEVVNYTWETIDNFKGGTAIFTFPAGAIKCPGAPQKIMYMAEEAFAKKGIRDKTKIIYANATGKMFGVPAYCKPLEEIVERKGIEVKYGHNLIELKPDTKEAVFAVNGGENVTIKYDMIHVSPAMKTPDFLQGSAISNEGGWVDVDQYTCQHNKYPNVFALGDASSLPTSKTAAAIRKEAPVVVSNLLALMAKQNPADKYGGYACCPLITGYGKTIMAEFDYSKEPTPSFPLDPTKERASMWMVKKYVLPWLYWNRMLKGEPFEPDSWRFLLNK, encoded by the coding sequence ATGAGTAACAAGTCTTTCCAAATATTAATCATTGGTGGTGGTGCAGGAGGAGTCACCGTTGCCGCCCAATTGATGAAAAAAAATAATAATCTTAATATTGCCATCGTTGAACCTTCAGAAAATCATTACTATCAACCTGCATGGAGTTTAGTAGGTGGAGGCGTATATGAATTTGAAGACACAGTAAAACACGAAGAAAAATTAATCCCCCGTGGAGTAACCTGGATTAAAGATTTTGCTGAAAATATTGACCCTGAACAAAATCAAGTAACCACCAGGGCAGGACAAACTTTAAATTATGATTACCTTGTAGTATGTCCGGGGGTACAAATTAACTGGGATACCATTACAGGTTTTAAAGATACCGTCGGCAAAAATCAAGTAACCTCCAACTACGTCAAAGAAGTAGTTAACTACACTTGGGAAACCATTGATAACTTTAAAGGTGGTACTGCAATCTTTACCTTCCCCGCAGGGGCGATAAAATGTCCTGGGGCGCCACAAAAAATCATGTATATGGCAGAAGAAGCCTTCGCCAAAAAAGGAATTAGGGATAAAACCAAAATTATCTATGCCAATGCCACGGGCAAAATGTTTGGGGTACCTGCCTATTGTAAACCCCTAGAGGAAATAGTAGAACGTAAAGGCATCGAGGTAAAATATGGGCATAATTTAATCGAGTTAAAACCCGACACCAAGGAGGCAGTATTTGCTGTTAATGGTGGTGAGAATGTCACGATTAAATACGATATGATTCATGTTTCCCCCGCCATGAAAACCCCTGATTTTCTCCAAGGGAGTGCCATTTCCAACGAAGGGGGATGGGTAGATGTAGATCAATATACTTGCCAACATAATAAATATCCTAACGTTTTCGCCTTGGGAGATGCTTCTTCCTTACCCACCTCCAAAACCGCCGCCGCCATTCGTAAAGAAGCGCCTGTGGTGGTTAGTAATCTCTTGGCATTAATGGCAAAACAAAATCCCGCCGACAAATACGGAGGTTATGCCTGTTGCCCTCTAATTACTGGCTATGGTAAAACCATCATGGCAGAATTTGATTATAGTAAAGAACCTACTCCCAGTTTTCCTCTCGATCCTACCAAAGAAAGAGCTAGTATGTGGATGGTTAAAAAATATGTTTTACCTTGGCTCTATTGGAATAGGATGCTAAAAGGTGAACCTTTTGAGCCAGATAGTTGGCGCTTCTTGCTCAACAAATAA
- a CDS encoding transposase, IS605 OrfB family (PFAM: Helix-turn-helix domain; Putative transposase DNA-binding domain; Probable transposase~TIGRFAM: transposase, IS605 OrfB family, central region~COGs: COG0675 Transposase and inactivated derivatives~InterPro IPR001959:IPR010095~KEGG: ana:alr2168 transposase~PFAM: transposase IS891/IS1136/IS1341 family; transposase IS605 OrfB~SPTR: Transposase;~TIGRFAM: transposase, IS605 OrfB family), whose protein sequence is MKARYQYRFYPTDQQQQSLARLFGCVRVVYNDALAICKQSEKKPKSAQLQKIVITQAKKTEERAWLGEVSNIPLQQSVADLEVAFKNFFDSCKGKRKGRKVGYPKFKKRTNSQSARFRIGGFSIKGNEVYLAKIGNVSPIWSRELPAPPTSVTVIKDCANRYFLSFVVEIEPVNIGAKNQSIGIDLGIKTFAVMSNGEKAESPDYSLLDKRIRKLQKKLARQQKDSRRRNKTRIRIAKLHNQIADTRKDFLHKLSTKVVSENKTIVLEDLNVSGMVKNRKLSRVISQQGWREFRTLIESKSEKFGRDFRVISRWEPTSQVCSNCGYKWGKVDLSVRSILCLSCGTEHDRDGNASKNIEMVGTGHRHDLKCTSRDGKTTSVARSDEA, encoded by the coding sequence ATGAAAGCAAGATACCAGTATCGTTTCTATCCAACAGACCAGCAGCAGCAAAGCTTAGCTCGGTTGTTCGGTTGCGTCCGTGTTGTGTATAACGATGCTCTTGCAATCTGCAAGCAATCCGAGAAAAAACCTAAGTCTGCCCAACTCCAAAAGATTGTTATCACTCAGGCTAAAAAGACTGAGGAAAGAGCTTGGCTTGGCGAGGTATCGAATATACCTCTACAACAGTCTGTAGCTGATTTAGAGGTAGCTTTCAAGAACTTTTTTGATTCCTGCAAGGGTAAGAGAAAAGGTCGTAAAGTTGGTTACCCCAAGTTTAAGAAACGAACCAATAGTCAATCAGCACGGTTTAGAATCGGCGGATTTTCCATAAAAGGAAATGAAGTTTATCTTGCTAAAATCGGCAATGTTAGCCCTATTTGGTCTAGAGAATTACCAGCGCCACCTACTTCAGTTACAGTAATTAAGGATTGTGCTAATCGCTATTTTCTTAGCTTTGTAGTAGAAATTGAACCAGTTAATATTGGTGCTAAGAACCAAAGCATTGGTATTGATTTGGGAATCAAAACTTTTGCGGTAATGAGCAATGGTGAAAAAGCTGAAAGTCCAGATTACTCATTGCTAGACAAAAGAATTCGTAAACTCCAAAAAAAGTTAGCACGGCAACAAAAAGACTCACGACGAAGAAACAAAACTCGAATCAGGATTGCAAAACTGCATAATCAAATTGCGGATACCCGTAAAGACTTTCTACACAAATTATCAACCAAGGTCGTTAGTGAAAACAAAACTATCGTCTTGGAGGATTTGAACGTGTCGGGCATGGTTAAAAACCGCAAACTGTCTAGAGTCATTAGTCAGCAAGGATGGCGAGAGTTCAGGACTTTAATCGAGTCTAAATCAGAAAAGTTTGGTAGAGATTTTCGAGTCATTAGCAGATGGGAGCCTACCAGTCAGGTTTGCTCTAATTGTGGCTACAAATGGGGTAAAGTTGATTTGTCGGTACGTTCAATACTCTGCTTAAGTTGTGGCACAGAACACGACAGAGATGGGAACGCTTCCAAAAATATAGAAATGGTCGGCACGGGGCATCGGCACGACCTTAAATGTACGTCGAGGGACGGTAAGACTACTTCGGTAGCACGATCTGATGAAGCGTAA
- a CDS encoding hypothetical protein (KEGG: mar:MAE_57760 nucleic acid-binding protein~SPTR: Predicted nucleic acid-binding protein) has translation MTKGTLGILLAGFYAGYLGKQETLDLVQKLVNNSIRLSAYVIHSIKTELDQYDFSLRKRTGNGE, from the coding sequence TTGACAAAAGGAACTTTAGGAATTTTACTGGCTGGTTTTTATGCTGGTTATCTTGGTAAACAGGAAACTTTAGATTTAGTACAAAAATTAGTTAATAATAGTATTCGTTTAAGTGCTTATGTTATTCATTCAATCAAAACGGAATTAGATCAGTATGATTTCTCGTTGAGGAAGAGAACAGGGAACGGGGAATAG
- a CDS encoding glycerate kinase (PFAM: Phosphoribulokinase / Uridine kinase family~COGs: COG4240 kinase~KEGG: cyh:Cyan8802_1967 hypothetical protein~SPTR: Putative uncharacterized protein), which produces MENKFNIEQNIQFICQEFHLENNQKIKDLYNHLWLPLTLHLAKKFRAKSQPLLVGILGSQGTGKTTLTKILKYLLSHINLSSVTISLDDFYKTYAQRKALEKFDPRLIWRGPPLTHDVPLALEVLTSLLQSQPVVIPRFDKSLHEGKGDRISTSDKITDKVDIIFFEGWFVGVKPIPEDKFKNPPHPIVTEADKKFAQDNNQRLKEYLPLWELIDYQIILYPSDYRYSLPWRQEAEEKMKAQGKTGMNEKEIKEFVEYFWKTLHPKLFITPLVNNSSKRDSLIIKIDQDHFCTDYMIRNIIDSSKNS; this is translated from the coding sequence ATGGAGAATAAATTTAATATCGAGCAAAATATCCAATTTATCTGCCAAGAATTTCACCTAGAAAATAACCAAAAAATAAAAGATTTATACAATCACCTATGGTTGCCCCTGACTTTACATTTAGCAAAAAAATTTAGAGCTAAATCCCAACCCTTATTAGTAGGAATTTTAGGAAGTCAAGGCACAGGAAAAACCACCCTCACCAAAATTTTAAAGTATTTATTATCCCACATTAATCTTAGTAGTGTAACCATTTCTCTCGATGACTTTTATAAAACCTATGCCCAAAGAAAAGCATTAGAAAAATTTGATCCTCGCTTAATTTGGCGTGGCCCTCCCCTCACCCATGATGTACCATTAGCCCTAGAGGTACTCACATCCTTATTACAATCTCAACCAGTCGTTATTCCCCGTTTTGATAAATCCTTACATGAGGGTAAGGGCGATCGTATTTCCACATCTGATAAAATAACCGACAAAGTGGATATAATTTTCTTTGAAGGATGGTTCGTGGGAGTAAAACCAATTCCAGAAGACAAATTTAAAAACCCTCCCCATCCCATCGTTACCGAAGCCGACAAAAAATTTGCCCAAGACAATAACCAAAGACTAAAAGAATATCTACCTCTTTGGGAATTAATCGACTATCAAATTATTTTGTATCCATCAGACTACCGTTATAGCCTACCTTGGCGCCAAGAAGCCGAAGAGAAAATGAAAGCCCAAGGAAAAACAGGCATGAATGAAAAAGAAATAAAAGAATTTGTCGAATACTTTTGGAAAACCCTTCACCCAAAATTGTTCATAACCCCCCTTGTCAATAATTCATCAAAAAGAGATTCATTGATAATTAAAATTGATCAGGATCATTTTTGTACCGATTATATGATAAGAAATATTATAGATTCTAGTAAAAACTCCTAA
- a CDS encoding ABC transporter related protein (PFAM: ABC transporter~COGs: COG1131 ABC-type multidrug transport system ATPase component~InterPro IPR003439:IPR003593~KEGG: npu:Npun_F2805 ABC transporter related~PFAM: ABC transporter related~SMART: AAA ATPase~SPTR: ABC transporter related) yields the protein MLINDNLEQVAIATYGLTKIFERNIAVNEVDLQIKQGEVYGLIGPNGAGKTTLIRMLATAEEPTKGEIYLNGDRLLRDNSNPHLKQYLGYLPDDFPLYDDLNVIDYLDYFARLYKLSKPLRKQRLQEVLEIVNLDNKRNSPIATLSRGMKQRLSLARTIIHNPIILLLDEPVSGLDPIARLEFRQAIKLLQEAGMTILISSHVLSDLAELCTSIGIMELGCLVESSSLQNLYQRFSKQQIFISTLAQQDKLEQELNNASLVKYWEKRGEGQYLTHFTGNLEDVAQLLQQLIKVGIPIHNFHCEKEDLETIFLNLGHKQTS from the coding sequence ATGTTAATTAACGATAATCTGGAGCAAGTGGCGATCGCCACTTACGGTTTAACCAAAATCTTTGAAAGAAACATCGCCGTCAATGAAGTTGATTTACAAATCAAACAAGGAGAAGTATATGGGCTAATTGGGCCCAATGGGGCAGGAAAAACTACCCTCATTCGGATGTTAGCCACTGCCGAAGAACCTACCAAGGGGGAAATATACCTTAATGGCGATCGCCTCTTACGGGATAACAGTAACCCTCACCTTAAACAATATTTAGGCTACCTCCCCGACGACTTTCCCCTCTATGATGACCTCAACGTCATCGACTATCTTGATTATTTTGCCCGACTCTATAAACTCTCCAAACCCCTACGCAAACAAAGACTACAAGAAGTATTAGAAATAGTCAACCTCGACAATAAAAGAAATAGCCCCATAGCCACCCTTTCACGGGGTATGAAACAACGCCTTAGCCTTGCCCGTACTATTATCCACAATCCCATTATACTGCTCCTAGATGAACCCGTATCAGGGCTAGATCCCATTGCCAGACTCGAATTTCGTCAGGCCATCAAGCTATTACAAGAAGCAGGAATGACCATCCTAATATCCTCCCATGTCCTCAGCGACTTAGCCGAACTATGTACATCCATCGGCATCATGGAATTAGGCTGTTTGGTGGAAAGTTCATCCCTCCAAAACCTCTACCAAAGATTTAGTAAACAACAAATATTTATCTCCACCCTTGCCCAACAAGATAAATTAGAACAGGAATTAAATAATGCTTCCCTAGTTAAATACTGGGAAAAACGAGGCGAAGGGCAATATTTAACCCACTTTACAGGCAACCTAGAAGACGTCGCCCAACTGCTACAGCAATTAATAAAAGTCGGGATTCCTATCCATAATTTCCACTGCGAAAAAGAAGACCTAGAAACCATCTTCCTAAATCTAGGACATAAACAAACATCCTAA
- a CDS encoding hypothetical protein (KEGG: cyt:cce_3128 hypothetical protein~SPTR: Putative uncharacterized protein), with product MRSMHRTSTTQMEVTSIRLEKNLKDSLKSLSGSQGYQTLIRDILWNYVQQKSGEYRPNFSKTDIRATIDGVARKDESCVLSGKLISEGEPLFLALTIHGDFVPVSPDAWDG from the coding sequence ATGCGCTCAATGCACAGAACGTCGACGACTCAGATGGAGGTGACCAGTATTCGCCTGGAAAAGAACCTCAAGGATAGTTTAAAATCTCTTTCAGGGAGTCAAGGTTATCAAACCCTAATCCGTGATATTTTGTGGAATTATGTACAACAAAAATCAGGAGAGTATAGACCAAACTTTTCTAAAACAGATATTAGAGCAACCATTGACGGTGTCGCCAGAAAAGATGAAAGTTGCGTATTAAGTGGAAAATTAATTTCTGAAGGAGAGCCTCTATTTTTGGCATTAACCATCCATGGTGATTTTGTTCCCGTTTCTCCTGATGCTTGGGATGGTTAA
- a CDS encoding heat-inducible transcription repressor HrcA (PFAM: HrcA protein C terminal domain~TIGRFAM: heat shock gene repressor HrcA~COGs: COG1420 Transcriptional regulator of heat shock gene~InterPro IPR002571:IPR021153~KEGG: cyc:PCC7424_1162 heat-inducible transcription repressor~PFAM: Winged helix-turn-helix transcription repressor, HrcA-like~SPTR: Heat-inducible transcription repressor hrcA;~TIGRFAM: heat-inducible transcription repressor HrcA): MTVQVNLNERHQKILQATVKHYIATAEPVGSKTLIQEYDFSVSSATVRNVMGKLEKAGFLYQPYTSAGRIPSDSGYRIYVDRLLPSKKPLKKSLAKNLSRQIGAPQKNYEILFKKITQVLSDLSGCIALVTLPQTASNIIYHLQLLRIGEQKIMLVMVIDNYQTESVLFDHQDFNLDHDHQMGEVIDQELQMLSNFLNHKLKGRSLLDIDNLDWSELEQDFKQYAHFINHLLDKITENYRISSYSPIMVQGIAKMVRQPEFAQIEHLQILLQLLEEEQEKLFPVVFNLDEQKESFSKVKITIGSENPLQSMHYCSLISSNYYQGTYPVGSVGIIGPTRIAYEDAIALVESTADYLTNAMED; this comes from the coding sequence ATGACTGTTCAAGTTAACCTTAATGAACGCCATCAAAAAATATTACAGGCAACCGTTAAACATTATATAGCTACTGCCGAACCTGTTGGCTCAAAAACCTTAATTCAAGAATATGATTTTAGTGTAAGCTCTGCCACTGTGCGTAATGTCATGGGTAAGTTAGAGAAAGCAGGTTTTCTTTATCAACCTTATACTTCGGCGGGGCGTATTCCTTCGGATTCTGGTTATCGTATCTATGTGGATCGACTTTTGCCTTCCAAAAAACCGTTAAAAAAGTCTTTGGCGAAAAATCTCAGTCGTCAAATTGGAGCGCCACAAAAAAATTATGAGATTTTATTTAAAAAAATTACTCAGGTTTTATCGGATTTGAGTGGTTGTATTGCCCTAGTTACCCTTCCCCAAACTGCTAGTAATATTATCTACCATTTACAGTTGTTGAGGATTGGGGAACAAAAAATAATGTTGGTGATGGTGATTGATAATTATCAAACGGAGTCGGTATTATTTGACCATCAAGATTTTAATTTAGATCATGATCATCAGATGGGGGAGGTTATTGATCAAGAATTGCAGATGTTGTCTAATTTTCTTAATCATAAACTCAAAGGGCGATCGCTCTTAGACATCGATAATTTAGATTGGAGTGAGTTAGAACAAGATTTTAAACAATATGCCCACTTTATCAACCATCTTTTGGATAAAATTACCGAAAACTACCGCATTTCCAGTTATAGCCCCATTATGGTACAAGGTATCGCCAAGATGGTGCGTCAACCTGAGTTTGCCCAGATAGAACATTTACAAATTTTATTACAACTACTAGAAGAAGAACAGGAAAAACTTTTCCCCGTGGTATTCAATTTAGATGAACAAAAGGAGTCTTTTTCTAAGGTAAAAATTACCATCGGTTCAGAAAACCCTTTACAATCTATGCACTATTGCAGTTTAATTTCTTCTAATTATTATCAAGGTACTTACCCTGTGGGCAGTGTGGGTATTATTGGCCCCACTCGCATAGCCTACGAAGATGCGATCGCCCTTGTGGAATCCACCGCTGATTACCTTACCAATGCCATGGAGGATTAG
- a CDS encoding CopG domain protein DNA-binding domain protein (PFAM: Ribbon-helix-helix protein, copG family~KEGG: cyp:PCC8801_1099 CopG domain protein DNA-binding domain protein~SPTR: CopG domain protein DNA-binding domain protein;~manually curated), translating to MKKSIFFRLTDEEFEQIEAYCQQTGRTKSDVLRELIRKLKTNKKPS from the coding sequence ATGAAAAAGAGTATATTTTTTCGACTAACTGACGAAGAATTTGAGCAAATCGAGGCTTACTGCCAACAAACAGGCAGAACCAAGTCTGATGTATTGAGAGAGCTAATTAGGAAACTAAAGACTAATAAAAAGCCGTCCTAG
- a CDS encoding amidophosphoribosyltransferase (TIGRFAM: comF family protein~COGs: COG1040 amidophosphoribosyltransferase~KEGG: cyh:Cyan8802_0548 amidophosphoribosyltransferase~SPTR: Putative uncharacterized protein), translating to MNSFLSFLFNSPCSLCEAKTNNIICEYCYHKLISCQLSNPIIKLPNKDYFLFIWGGYENYLKRSIFTLKYDHKKELGEVFGQFLAKSWFEHNLWEKNQKITIVPIPLHPQKIKERGFNQAELVAKSFCEITGYHHLPNLLTRVKNTDAMFGLNPTARKNNITQAFTMGKDYPRFNRQHSVIILDDIYTTGATVEEVIRVLNILQIKVLGVMAIASSLKIKNHGE from the coding sequence ATGAATAGTTTTCTGTCGTTTTTGTTTAACTCTCCATGTAGTTTATGTGAGGCTAAAACTAATAATATTATTTGTGAATATTGTTATCATAAACTAATTAGTTGTCAATTATCTAATCCGATAATTAAATTACCTAATAAAGATTATTTTTTATTTATTTGGGGTGGGTATGAAAATTACCTAAAAAGGAGCATCTTCACTCTTAAATATGATCATAAAAAAGAATTAGGGGAAGTATTTGGACAATTTTTGGCAAAGTCTTGGTTTGAACATAATTTATGGGAAAAAAATCAAAAAATAACCATCGTCCCCATTCCACTTCATCCGCAAAAAATAAAAGAAAGGGGTTTTAATCAAGCGGAATTAGTAGCAAAATCTTTTTGTGAAATCACAGGTTATCATCATCTGCCGAACCTATTAACAAGGGTAAAAAATACCGATGCGATGTTTGGGTTAAATCCTACCGCAAGGAAAAATAACATTACCCAAGCCTTTACGATGGGAAAGGATTACCCTAGATTTAATCGCCAACATTCTGTTATTATTTTGGATGATATTTATACCACGGGGGCAACGGTAGAAGAAGTTATTCGGGTTTTAAATATCTTACAAATAAAAGTGTTGGGGGTAATGGCGATCGCCTCTAGTCTAAAAATAAAAAATCATGGAGAATAA
- a CDS encoding transporter, cation-chloride cotransporter (CCC) family (PFAM: Amino acid permease~COGs: COG0531 Amino acid transporter~InterPro IPR004841~KEGG: ter:Tery_1903 amino acid permease-associated region~PFAM: amino acid permease-associated region~SPTR: Amino acid permease-associated region; TC 2.A.30), producing MNVNEQKSSGLSAFGGVYTPSILTILGVIMYLRFGWVVGNVGLLGTFVIVTLSNVITFLTALSVCAIATDRVVRAGGAYYMISRSLGIETGGAVGIPLYIAQALSVALYTLGFAESVTQIVPAWADYQLYIALAITIGVGVLALTSAEIAIKAQYFIMGAIALSLVSFFLGQPVEETQMELWRSTDQSFWQVFAVFFPAVTGIMAGVNMSGDLKDPSKALPIGTLAAVGTGYVIYMIIPIFLGFRADAQTLIDEPFIMARMSFWGGAIALGVWGATLSSAIGSILGAPRVLQALVRDNIFPKSLSFLGQGAGKNDEPRLGTAVTLGIAVAAVCLGDLNLIAPILTMFFLTTYLVLNASAGIESFLDSPSFRPTFKIHWSLSVTGALGCLGVMFLINAIATMVAAIIVLGIYLYLQRQELQVTWGDSRRGMWMALLRTGIYQVEEEIADPKNWRPHILTFFHSPQKNWSLVKLADSFNHKGFLTVASVIPERRDYQSKQNLENTVKEYLAKNEVQGLVKIVRSDDTFGIVPKLVESYGIGALTPNTIILGSSTAWLRDDWQGHQDYCQMVSQIHQLNRNILILKPNPTNQLGKHRRIDVWWGGMQANGSLMILLTYLLKNDWHWSRANIYLKLVVSNPNALEPTKNNIRELIKKLNIELIPEIIVSEESSFDDILQENSRGADLIFLGLAPADENFAEYYHSWLKRTENLPTVAFVMAANDFPFEEVLQKEG from the coding sequence ATGAATGTTAATGAACAAAAATCCTCGGGCTTAAGTGCTTTTGGGGGAGTTTACACCCCGTCTATCCTGACTATTTTGGGGGTAATTATGTATCTCCGTTTTGGTTGGGTGGTGGGTAATGTGGGTTTACTCGGCACTTTTGTAATTGTTACTTTGTCTAATGTAATTACTTTTTTGACGGCTTTGTCGGTATGTGCGATCGCAACGGATCGAGTTGTCAGGGCAGGGGGTGCGTATTATATGATTAGTCGCTCTTTGGGCATTGAAACAGGGGGAGCGGTGGGAATCCCTTTATATATCGCTCAGGCGTTGTCGGTGGCGCTTTATACCCTTGGTTTTGCGGAGAGTGTCACCCAAATAGTACCTGCTTGGGCAGACTATCAACTTTACATAGCTTTAGCTATCACCATTGGCGTGGGTGTGTTAGCCCTCACCAGTGCTGAAATTGCCATTAAAGCTCAATATTTTATCATGGGGGCGATCGCCCTTTCCCTAGTATCTTTCTTTTTGGGGCAACCTGTGGAAGAGACACAAATGGAACTATGGAGAAGCACAGATCAATCTTTTTGGCAAGTGTTTGCGGTGTTTTTTCCTGCGGTGACGGGTATCATGGCAGGGGTGAATATGTCGGGGGATTTGAAGGATCCTAGTAAAGCCTTGCCCATTGGCACTTTAGCCGCCGTTGGTACTGGTTATGTCATTTATATGATCATTCCCATTTTTCTGGGTTTTAGGGCCGATGCTCAAACCTTGATTGATGAACCCTTTATTATGGCGAGGATGTCTTTTTGGGGAGGGGCGATCGCCCTTGGAGTATGGGGAGCGACACTCAGTAGTGCCATTGGTAGCATTTTGGGCGCGCCGAGGGTGTTACAAGCCCTAGTCAGAGATAATATTTTTCCCAAATCCCTCAGTTTTTTGGGGCAAGGGGCAGGTAAAAATGATGAACCAAGATTAGGTACAGCGGTAACTTTAGGCATTGCCGTAGCGGCGGTATGTTTAGGGGATTTAAACTTGATTGCTCCCATTTTAACCATGTTTTTCCTGACTACTTACCTAGTGTTAAACGCCTCCGCAGGTATTGAAAGTTTCCTCGATTCCCCTTCCTTTCGCCCCACCTTCAAAATCCATTGGAGTTTGTCGGTAACTGGTGCTTTGGGTTGTTTAGGGGTAATGTTTCTCATAAATGCGATCGCCACTATGGTAGCCGCCATTATCGTCTTAGGCATTTACCTATATCTGCAACGGCAAGAATTACAAGTAACTTGGGGAGATAGCCGTCGGGGAATGTGGATGGCATTACTACGCACAGGGATTTATCAAGTAGAAGAAGAAATCGCAGATCCCAAAAATTGGCGTCCCCATATCCTCACCTTCTTCCATTCTCCCCAAAAAAATTGGTCATTAGTCAAATTAGCCGACAGTTTTAACCACAAAGGCTTTTTAACCGTTGCCAGTGTTATTCCCGAAAGACGAGACTATCAAAGTAAGCAAAACCTCGAAAATACCGTCAAAGAATATTTAGCCAAAAATGAAGTACAAGGATTAGTAAAAATTGTTCGCTCCGATGACACCTTTGGTATCGTACCTAAATTGGTAGAAAGCTACGGCATAGGTGCTTTAACCCCTAACACTATCATCCTCGGTAGTAGCACCGCTTGGCTGAGGGATGATTGGCAAGGGCATCAAGACTATTGCCAGATGGTTAGCCAAATTCATCAATTAAACAGAAATATCCTCATCCTCAAACCAAATCCCACCAATCAACTAGGTAAGCATCGCCGTATCGATGTTTGGTGGGGGGGAATGCAAGCCAATGGTAGCCTGATGATTTTACTCACCTACCTGCTCAAAAACGACTGGCATTGGTCACGGGCGAACATTTACCTCAAATTAGTTGTCAGTAATCCCAACGCCCTAGAACCCACAAAAAACAACATTAGGGAGCTTATTAAAAAATTAAATATAGAACTGATACCCGAAATTATTGTTAGTGAAGAAAGTTCCTTTGATGATATTTTGCAGGAAAACTCTCGGGGCGCTGATTTAATCTTTTTGGGTTTAGCCCCCGCCGATGAAAACTTTGCCGAATATTATCATAGTTGGTTAAAAAGAACGGAAAATTTACCTACCGTTGCTTTTGTCATGGCCGCCAACGATTTTCCCTTTGAGGAGGTTTTACAAAAAGAAGGATGA